A portion of the bacterium genome contains these proteins:
- a CDS encoding formate C-acetyltransferase/glycerol dehydratase family glycyl radical enzyme, with the protein RRAAETADPRRRAELLKIADVCRRVPAEAPRDFHEALQAYWFCHLGVITELNGWDSFSPGHLDQHLWPFYRRGLEDGTLTEEAARELLECFFVKFNNHPAPPKVGVTAEESGTYTDFANINLGGLLRTGEDGSNPVSHLLLDVIEEMHLLQPSSNLQLSRKTPDALLLRALEVVRRGYGFPSIFNADAVIEEQLRMGKTVEDAREGGCSGCVETGAFGKEAYILTGYFNLPKILELALHDGVDPRSGRRLGPATGGPETLGDFETLFGAFRAQLARLIEIKFAGNQLIERIYAREMPAPFLSAITDDCVARGLDYNAGGARYNNSYIQAVGIGTIADSLAALDETVYGRRDATPREFVAALDADFAGREDLRLRLVHKAPKYGNDDDRADAMMRRVFDAYFAAVDGRPTVRGGRSRVEMLPTTCHVYFGALTGATPDGRRAGKPLSEGISPVQGADRNGPTAVVRSAAKMDHLRTGGTLLNMKFSPALLADEAGLRRLAQLVRGYFRLDGHHVQFNVVGAETLRAARRDPEAHRGLIVRVAGYSDYFNDLSPELQEEIIARTEHDAL; encoded by the coding sequence CGGCGCGCGGCCGAGACCGCCGATCCGCGGCGGCGCGCCGAGCTGCTGAAGATCGCCGACGTCTGCCGGCGCGTGCCGGCCGAGGCGCCGCGCGACTTCCACGAGGCGCTGCAGGCCTACTGGTTCTGCCACCTCGGCGTGATCACCGAACTCAACGGCTGGGACTCCTTCAGCCCCGGCCACCTCGACCAGCATCTCTGGCCGTTCTACCGCCGGGGACTCGAGGACGGCACGCTGACCGAGGAGGCGGCGCGCGAGCTCCTCGAGTGCTTCTTCGTCAAGTTCAACAACCACCCCGCGCCCCCCAAGGTCGGCGTGACGGCGGAGGAGAGCGGCACCTACACCGACTTCGCCAACATCAACCTCGGCGGGCTGCTGCGCACCGGCGAGGACGGCTCGAACCCGGTCTCGCACCTGCTGCTCGACGTGATCGAGGAGATGCACCTCCTCCAGCCGAGCAGCAACCTCCAGCTCTCGCGCAAGACGCCCGACGCGCTGCTGCTGCGCGCGCTGGAGGTCGTGCGCCGCGGCTACGGCTTCCCCTCGATCTTCAACGCCGACGCGGTGATCGAAGAGCAGCTGCGGATGGGGAAGACGGTCGAGGACGCGCGGGAGGGCGGCTGCTCCGGCTGCGTCGAGACCGGCGCCTTCGGCAAGGAGGCGTACATCCTCACCGGCTACTTCAACCTGCCGAAGATCCTCGAGCTGGCGCTGCACGACGGCGTCGATCCGCGGAGCGGCCGGCGGCTCGGCCCGGCGACCGGCGGGCCGGAGACGCTCGGCGACTTCGAGACCCTCTTCGGCGCCTTCCGCGCGCAGCTCGCGCGCCTGATCGAGATCAAGTTCGCGGGGAACCAGCTGATCGAGCGGATCTACGCGCGGGAGATGCCGGCGCCGTTCCTCTCCGCGATCACCGACGACTGCGTGGCCCGCGGCCTCGACTACAACGCCGGCGGCGCGCGCTACAACAACAGCTACATCCAGGCGGTCGGGATCGGCACGATCGCCGACAGCCTCGCCGCGCTGGACGAGACGGTCTACGGGCGGAGAGACGCGACGCCGCGGGAGTTCGTCGCCGCGCTCGACGCCGACTTCGCCGGCCGCGAGGACCTGCGGCTGCGCCTCGTCCACAAGGCGCCGAAGTACGGCAACGACGACGACCGCGCCGACGCGATGATGCGCCGCGTCTTCGACGCCTACTTCGCCGCGGTGGACGGACGGCCGACCGTCCGCGGCGGCCGGTCGCGCGTCGAGATGCTCCCCACGACCTGCCACGTCTACTTCGGCGCGCTGACCGGCGCGACCCCCGACGGCCGCCGCGCGGGGAAGCCGCTCTCCGAGGGGATCTCCCCGGTGCAGGGGGCGGACCGCAACGGGCCGACGGCGGTCGTCCGCTCCGCGGCGAAGATGGACCATCTCCGCACCGGCGGGACGCTGCTCAACATGAAGTTCTCCCCCGCCCTGCTCGCCGACGAGGCCGGGCTGCGCCGGCTGGCCCAGCTCGTCCGCGGCTACTTCCGGCTCGACGGCCACCACGTCCAGTTCAACGTCGTGGGCGCGGAGACGCTGCGCGCCGCGCGGCGGGATCCCGAGGCGCACCGCGGGCTGATCGTGCGGGTCGCCGGGTACAGCGACTATTTCAACGACCTTTCGCCGGAGCTGCAGGAGGAGATCATCGCCCGGACCGAGCACGACGCGTTGTAG